From one Thunnus maccoyii chromosome 6, fThuMac1.1, whole genome shotgun sequence genomic stretch:
- the sidt2 gene encoding SID1 transmembrane family member 2 isoform X1 yields MVLRSCWKSRHKGSSGPVPCWLRPGLAALLWFCVSQLVCGSVAFGEIKNVIQKDAEFDVTYNDTVTSENQTIYAFNHTVSRNKTEGVRVTVDVLSQSLESPILFVVRQKQAVLSFQVPLILRGLYQRKYPYKHVGRTLCQPPTRAASETQYFFVDVSTLSSQGTNYHLRVSRVESFTLQTDKKFSFIASPSQPQYFKYVFPDGVDTVIVKVSSDMAFPCSVMSIQDIQCPVYDLDNNVAFIGMYQTMTKKGAITVQRKDFPSNSFYVVVVVKTEDEACGGPLRFYPLRPDELIDAGNRSKIVDVVVTPAINSEVYVMGMLFCLGIFLSFYLLTLLVACVENKRMNKRREMFQNPADMSPAETASLLGKNGDGKTPASPYEYGSFADNCSTLSSEAVTDSATSTDNNYGYMERSLDSVGRSRQESLSSVEEDDYDTLDDINSDKNIVRTKKFLCVSDLARKDKRVLSKKYQIYFWNIATIAVFYALPVIQLVITYQTVVNVTGNQDICYYNFMCAHPLGALSAFNNILSNLGYVMLGLLFLLIVLKRDIVHNRALVRNDLNALECGIPKHFGLFYAMGTALMMEGLLSACYHVCPNYTNFQFDTSFMYMIAGLCMLKLYQKRHPDINASAYTAYACLAAVIFFSVLGVVFGRGNTVFWIVFSVIHILATLLLSTQLYYMGRWRLDSGVLRRMVYIIYTDSIRQCSGPMYIDRMVLLVMGNIVNWSLAAYGLIERPNDFASYLLAIAICNLLLYFAFYIIMKLRSGERIQCLALVCILFTAVVWGFALYFFFQGLSTWQKTPAESREHNRDCILLSFFDDHDIWHFLSSIAMFGSFLVLLTMDDDLDTVQRDKIYVF; encoded by the exons ATGGTGTTGAGGAGTTGCTGGAAATCTCGACATAAAGGCAGCTCCGGACCTGTTCCTTGCTGGCTACGGCCAGGATTGGCAGCCCTGCTCTGGTTCTGTGTGAGCCAGTTAGTCTGCGGCAGTGTGGCGTTTGGGGAGATCAAAAACGTGATTCAGAAAGATGCAGAATTTGATGTCACCTACAATGACACGGTTACAAGTGAAAACCAGACCATCTATGCTTTCAATCACACTGTCTCCAGGAATAAG ACTGAGGGAGTGCGTGTGACTGTGGATGTGTTGTCACAGAGTCTGGAGAGCCCCATCCTGTTTGTTGTACGGCAAAAGCAAGCTGTGCTGTCTTTCCAAGTCCCTCTCATCCTCAGAGGCCT CTACCAGAGGAAGTACCCTTACAAACACGTGGGCCGGACACTGTGCCAGCCTCCCACCCGGGCCGCCTCAGAGACCCAGTACTTCTTTGTGGATGTGTCTACCCTATCCAGCCAGGGTACAAACTACCATCTCAGGGTTAGCCGTGTTGAAAGCTTCACCCTGCA GACAGATAAGAAATTCAGTTTCATCGCGTCGCCATCGCAACCTCAG TACTTCAAGTATGTCTTTCCAGACGGTGTGGACACTGTTATCGTCAAGGTCAGCTCAGACATGGCCTTTCCCTGCTCAGTTATGTCCATCCAGGACATCCAG tgcCCTGTCTATGACCTGGACAACAACGTGGCCTTCATTGGGATGTACCAGACTATGACCAAAAAAGGTGCCATCACCGTGCAG AGAAAAGATTTTCCCAGCAACAGTTTTTATGTGGTGGTAGTGGTGAAAACGGAGGACGAGGCGTGCGGCGGTCCGCTGCGCTTCTACCCTCTGCGTCCCGATGAGCTGATTGATGCCGGCAACCGCAGCAAGATCGTTGATGTTGTGGTCACTCCTGCCATCAACT CGGAGGTGTATGTGATGGGCATGCTGTTCTGTCTGGgtattttcctctccttctaCCTGCTCACCTTGCTGGTGGCCTGTGTGGAGAACAAGCG AATGAATAAGAGGAGAGAGATGTTTCAGAATCCTGCTGACATGTCGCCTGCTGAGACAG CCTCTCTGCTTGGGAAGAACGGAGACG GTAAAACTCCAGCCTCACCTTATGAATATGGCTCCTTTG CTGACAACTGCAGCACATTGAGTTCAGAGGCCGTCACCGACAGCGCCACATCAACTGATAACAACTATGGATACATGG AGCGATCGTTGGACAGTGTTGGACGAAGCAGACAGGAGTCTCTGAGCTCTGTGGAGGAGGACGACTATGACACGCTGGATGACATCAATTCAGACAAAAACATTGTCCGCACCAAG aaatttctgtgtgtgtctgacctggCTCGCAAAGACAAAAGGGTCCTCAGCAAGAAATACCAAATCTACTTCTG GAACATTGCCACCATTGCTGTGTTTTACGCCCTGCCAGTTATCCAGCTGGTCATCACCTACCAAACG GTTGTCAACGTTACAGGAAATCAAGACATCTGCTACTACAACTTCATGTGTGCCCACCCGCTGGGAGCTCTAAG TGCTTTCAACAACATCCTCAGTAACCTCGGCTACGTGATGCTGggactcctcttcctcctcattgTCCTGAAGAGAGACATCGTCCACAACCGAGCCCTGGTCCGCAACGACCTCAATGCACTG GAATGTGGCATCCCGAAGCACTTTGGTCTGTTCTATGCCATGGGAACTGCTCTGATGATGGAGGGCTTGCTCAGTGCCTGCTACCACGTCTGTCCCAACTACACCAACTTTCAGTTTG ACACCTCCTTCATGTACATGATTGCCGGGCTGTGCATGTTGAAGCTTTATCAGAAGAGACATCCAGACATCAACGCAAGCGCTTACACTGCCTACGCCTGCCTGGCCGCAGtcatcttcttctctgtgctggGAGTG GTATTTGGGAGAGGAAACACGGTATTTTGGATCGTTTTCTCTGTGATCCACATTTTGGCTACGCTCCTCCTCAGCACCCAGCTCTACTACATGGGCAGGTGGAGGCTCG ACTCCGGGGTCCTGCGCAGGATGGTGTACATCATCTACACAGATTCAATCAGACAGTGCAGTGGACCCATGTACATC gACCGTATGGTTCTGCTTGTGATGGGGAACATAGTCAACTGGTCTCT ggcGGCTTATGGCCTCATAGAGAGACCCAATGACTTTGCCTCCTACCTGTTGGCCATTGCCATCTGTAACCTGCTGCTCTACTTTGCTTTCTACATCATTatgaag cTGCGGAGTGGTGAGAGAATCCAGTGTCTCGCATTGGTTTGTATTCTCTTCACAGCTGTGGTGTGGGGCTTTgctctgtatttctttttccaGGGTCTCAGTACCTGGCAG AAAACTCCAGCAGAGTCTCGTGAGCACAACAGGGACTGTATCCTCCTCTCATTCTTTGACGATCATGACATTTGGcactttctctcctccatcGCCATGTTTGGATCCTTCCTG GTCCTCCTGACCATGGACGACGACCTTGACACCGTCCAGAGAGACAAGATCTACGTCTTCTAG
- the sidt2 gene encoding SID1 transmembrane family member 2 isoform X2, translated as MVLRSCWKSRHKGSSGPVPCWLRPGLAALLWFCVSQLVCGSVAFGEIKNVIQKDAEFDVTYNDTVTSENQTIYAFNHTVSRNKTEGVRVTVDVLSQSLESPILFVVRQKQAVLSFQVPLILRGLYQRKYPYKHVGRTLCQPPTRAASETQYFFVDVSTLSSQGTNYHLRVSRVESFTLQTDKKFSFIASPSQPQYFKYVFPDGVDTVIVKVSSDMAFPCSVMSIQDIQCPVYDLDNNVAFIGMYQTMTKKGAITVQRKDFPSNSFYVVVVVKTEDEACGGPLRFYPLRPDELIDAGNRSKIVDVVVTPAINSEVYVMGMLFCLGIFLSFYLLTLLVACVENKRMNKRREMFQNPADMSPAETGKTPASPYEYGSFADNCSTLSSEAVTDSATSTDNNYGYMERSLDSVGRSRQESLSSVEEDDYDTLDDINSDKNIVRTKKFLCVSDLARKDKRVLSKKYQIYFWNIATIAVFYALPVIQLVITYQTVVNVTGNQDICYYNFMCAHPLGALSAFNNILSNLGYVMLGLLFLLIVLKRDIVHNRALVRNDLNALECGIPKHFGLFYAMGTALMMEGLLSACYHVCPNYTNFQFDTSFMYMIAGLCMLKLYQKRHPDINASAYTAYACLAAVIFFSVLGVVFGRGNTVFWIVFSVIHILATLLLSTQLYYMGRWRLDSGVLRRMVYIIYTDSIRQCSGPMYIDRMVLLVMGNIVNWSLAAYGLIERPNDFASYLLAIAICNLLLYFAFYIIMKLRSGERIQCLALVCILFTAVVWGFALYFFFQGLSTWQKTPAESREHNRDCILLSFFDDHDIWHFLSSIAMFGSFLVLLTMDDDLDTVQRDKIYVF; from the exons ATGGTGTTGAGGAGTTGCTGGAAATCTCGACATAAAGGCAGCTCCGGACCTGTTCCTTGCTGGCTACGGCCAGGATTGGCAGCCCTGCTCTGGTTCTGTGTGAGCCAGTTAGTCTGCGGCAGTGTGGCGTTTGGGGAGATCAAAAACGTGATTCAGAAAGATGCAGAATTTGATGTCACCTACAATGACACGGTTACAAGTGAAAACCAGACCATCTATGCTTTCAATCACACTGTCTCCAGGAATAAG ACTGAGGGAGTGCGTGTGACTGTGGATGTGTTGTCACAGAGTCTGGAGAGCCCCATCCTGTTTGTTGTACGGCAAAAGCAAGCTGTGCTGTCTTTCCAAGTCCCTCTCATCCTCAGAGGCCT CTACCAGAGGAAGTACCCTTACAAACACGTGGGCCGGACACTGTGCCAGCCTCCCACCCGGGCCGCCTCAGAGACCCAGTACTTCTTTGTGGATGTGTCTACCCTATCCAGCCAGGGTACAAACTACCATCTCAGGGTTAGCCGTGTTGAAAGCTTCACCCTGCA GACAGATAAGAAATTCAGTTTCATCGCGTCGCCATCGCAACCTCAG TACTTCAAGTATGTCTTTCCAGACGGTGTGGACACTGTTATCGTCAAGGTCAGCTCAGACATGGCCTTTCCCTGCTCAGTTATGTCCATCCAGGACATCCAG tgcCCTGTCTATGACCTGGACAACAACGTGGCCTTCATTGGGATGTACCAGACTATGACCAAAAAAGGTGCCATCACCGTGCAG AGAAAAGATTTTCCCAGCAACAGTTTTTATGTGGTGGTAGTGGTGAAAACGGAGGACGAGGCGTGCGGCGGTCCGCTGCGCTTCTACCCTCTGCGTCCCGATGAGCTGATTGATGCCGGCAACCGCAGCAAGATCGTTGATGTTGTGGTCACTCCTGCCATCAACT CGGAGGTGTATGTGATGGGCATGCTGTTCTGTCTGGgtattttcctctccttctaCCTGCTCACCTTGCTGGTGGCCTGTGTGGAGAACAAGCG AATGAATAAGAGGAGAGAGATGTTTCAGAATCCTGCTGACATGTCGCCTGCTGAGACAG GTAAAACTCCAGCCTCACCTTATGAATATGGCTCCTTTG CTGACAACTGCAGCACATTGAGTTCAGAGGCCGTCACCGACAGCGCCACATCAACTGATAACAACTATGGATACATGG AGCGATCGTTGGACAGTGTTGGACGAAGCAGACAGGAGTCTCTGAGCTCTGTGGAGGAGGACGACTATGACACGCTGGATGACATCAATTCAGACAAAAACATTGTCCGCACCAAG aaatttctgtgtgtgtctgacctggCTCGCAAAGACAAAAGGGTCCTCAGCAAGAAATACCAAATCTACTTCTG GAACATTGCCACCATTGCTGTGTTTTACGCCCTGCCAGTTATCCAGCTGGTCATCACCTACCAAACG GTTGTCAACGTTACAGGAAATCAAGACATCTGCTACTACAACTTCATGTGTGCCCACCCGCTGGGAGCTCTAAG TGCTTTCAACAACATCCTCAGTAACCTCGGCTACGTGATGCTGggactcctcttcctcctcattgTCCTGAAGAGAGACATCGTCCACAACCGAGCCCTGGTCCGCAACGACCTCAATGCACTG GAATGTGGCATCCCGAAGCACTTTGGTCTGTTCTATGCCATGGGAACTGCTCTGATGATGGAGGGCTTGCTCAGTGCCTGCTACCACGTCTGTCCCAACTACACCAACTTTCAGTTTG ACACCTCCTTCATGTACATGATTGCCGGGCTGTGCATGTTGAAGCTTTATCAGAAGAGACATCCAGACATCAACGCAAGCGCTTACACTGCCTACGCCTGCCTGGCCGCAGtcatcttcttctctgtgctggGAGTG GTATTTGGGAGAGGAAACACGGTATTTTGGATCGTTTTCTCTGTGATCCACATTTTGGCTACGCTCCTCCTCAGCACCCAGCTCTACTACATGGGCAGGTGGAGGCTCG ACTCCGGGGTCCTGCGCAGGATGGTGTACATCATCTACACAGATTCAATCAGACAGTGCAGTGGACCCATGTACATC gACCGTATGGTTCTGCTTGTGATGGGGAACATAGTCAACTGGTCTCT ggcGGCTTATGGCCTCATAGAGAGACCCAATGACTTTGCCTCCTACCTGTTGGCCATTGCCATCTGTAACCTGCTGCTCTACTTTGCTTTCTACATCATTatgaag cTGCGGAGTGGTGAGAGAATCCAGTGTCTCGCATTGGTTTGTATTCTCTTCACAGCTGTGGTGTGGGGCTTTgctctgtatttctttttccaGGGTCTCAGTACCTGGCAG AAAACTCCAGCAGAGTCTCGTGAGCACAACAGGGACTGTATCCTCCTCTCATTCTTTGACGATCATGACATTTGGcactttctctcctccatcGCCATGTTTGGATCCTTCCTG GTCCTCCTGACCATGGACGACGACCTTGACACCGTCCAGAGAGACAAGATCTACGTCTTCTAG